In Bradyrhizobium lablabi, one DNA window encodes the following:
- a CDS encoding heme-copper oxidase subunit III family protein, giving the protein MAETALTNTATSITRPAGWQGIAADWSSDQRAFKNVSWGKAMMWIFLLSDTFIFSCFLLSYMTARMSTTVPWPNPSEVFALTIGDKKIPLILIAIMTFILISSSGTMAMAVNFGYRRDRAKTAALMLATAAFGATFVGMQAFEWTKLIMEGVRPWGNPWGAAQFGSSFFMITGFHGTHVTIGVIFLIAIARKVWRGDFDVERRGFFTSRKGYYEIVEITGLYWHFVDLVWVFIFAFFYLW; this is encoded by the coding sequence ATGGCAGAGACTGCGCTGACAAACACCGCAACATCCATCACGCGGCCTGCAGGCTGGCAAGGCATTGCTGCCGACTGGTCCTCGGATCAGCGCGCGTTCAAGAATGTCTCGTGGGGCAAGGCCATGATGTGGATCTTCCTCCTGAGCGACACCTTCATCTTCAGCTGCTTCCTGCTGTCCTATATGACGGCGCGAATGTCCACGACTGTGCCCTGGCCGAACCCCAGCGAAGTCTTCGCCCTCACGATCGGAGATAAGAAAATCCCGCTCATCCTGATCGCCATCATGACTTTCATCCTGATCAGCAGCAGCGGGACGATGGCGATGGCCGTCAATTTCGGTTACCGCCGCGATCGCGCCAAAACCGCAGCCTTGATGCTGGCCACGGCGGCATTTGGCGCAACGTTCGTCGGAATGCAGGCCTTCGAATGGACCAAGCTGATCATGGAGGGCGTCCGGCCCTGGGGCAACCCGTGGGGCGCGGCGCAGTTTGGCTCTAGCTTTTTCATGATCACTGGCTTCCACGGCACCCACGTGACGATCGGCGTGATTTTCCTGATCGCCATCGCGCGAAAGGTTTGGCGGGGAGATTTCGACGTCGAACGGCGCGGCTTTTTCACGAGCAGGAAGGGGTATTACGAGATCGTCGAAATCACCGGCCTGTACTGGCACTTCGTCGATCTTGTGTGGGTGTTCATCTTTGCCTTTTTTTACCTTTGGTGA
- the bluB gene encoding 5,6-dimethylbenzimidazole synthase translates to MSETPGPSSREFDAAFRQAFRDLVLWRRDVRRFRRDPIDPALIRSLLELASHAPSVGHCQPWRFVLVETAQCREAVRSSFVRANAKALENYDGEQRAQYARLKLEGLEAAPVHLAVFADEATKAGSGLGRQTMPQTLQYSVVGAVQTLWLAARAEGLGLGWISILEPENVCRILEVPDTWTLIAYLCIGRPVEEHTDPELERHNWQERLSTERLIFKR, encoded by the coding sequence ATGAGCGAAACGCCCGGTCCATCTTCTCGGGAATTCGATGCCGCGTTTCGGCAAGCGTTCCGCGATCTCGTGCTGTGGCGGCGCGACGTCCGACGTTTTCGCCGCGATCCCATCGATCCGGCCTTGATTCGGTCGTTGCTTGAACTTGCGAGCCACGCTCCCTCGGTTGGACATTGCCAGCCCTGGCGGTTCGTGCTTGTCGAGACCGCGCAATGCCGGGAAGCGGTGAGGTCGAGTTTTGTCCGCGCCAACGCGAAGGCGCTCGAAAACTATGACGGCGAACAGCGCGCGCAATATGCAAGACTAAAACTTGAAGGACTCGAAGCGGCCCCCGTGCACCTTGCTGTCTTTGCCGATGAGGCAACAAAGGCGGGCAGTGGCCTCGGCCGTCAAACCATGCCGCAAACCCTGCAATATTCGGTTGTTGGCGCAGTCCAGACGCTGTGGCTTGCGGCGCGCGCCGAGGGACTTGGGCTTGGCTGGATCTCGATCCTCGAACCGGAGAACGTATGTCGGATACTTGAAGTGCCCGACACCTGGACGTTGATTGCCTATCTCTGTATTGGCCGGCCCGTGGAGGAGCACACGGATCCCGAACTCGAGCGCCACAATTGGCAGGAACGTTTGAGCACCGAGCGCCTGATATTCAAACGCTGA
- a CDS encoding cytochrome c oxidase subunit I, whose protein sequence is MVDVPFDTIAGIPPAEVAEVELYHPKSWWTRYVFSQDAKVIAIQYSITAMSIGMVALVLSWLMRLQLGFPGTFSFIDPNQYLQFITMHGMIMVIYLLTALFLGGFGNYLIPLMVGARDMVFPYVNMLSYWVYLLAVVVLASTFFVPGGPTGAGWTLYPPQAILSGTPGQDWGIILMLASLILFIIGFTMGGLNYVVTVLQARTRGMTLMRLPLTVWGIFTATVMALLAFPALFVASVMMLLDRILGTSFFMPTLVEMGQLTKYGGGSPILFQHLFWFFGHPEVYIVALPAFGIVSDLISTHARKNIFGYRMMVWAIVAIGALSFVVWAHHMYVSGMHPYFGYFFATTTLIIAIPTAIKVYNWVLTLWRGDIHLTVPMLFALAFIITFVNGGLTGLFLGNVVVDVPLSDTMFVVAHFHMVMGIAPIMAVFGGIYHWYPKVTGRMLNEALGRFHFWVSFLGAYAVFFPMHYLGLLGMPRRYHDIGETAFVPASAHDLNAFMSVAALIVGFAQLVFLFNLIWSLFKGKEAGGNPWGAASLEWQTPETPPGHGNWGKDLPIVYRWAYDYSVPGAARDFVPQNEPPAGLLAQAAHP, encoded by the coding sequence ATGGTCGATGTCCCGTTTGACACAATCGCAGGCATCCCGCCGGCTGAAGTGGCGGAGGTCGAGCTCTATCATCCGAAAAGCTGGTGGACGAGGTACGTCTTTTCGCAGGACGCCAAGGTTATCGCCATCCAGTACTCGATCACGGCGATGTCCATCGGAATGGTTGCGCTGGTGCTGTCATGGCTGATGCGGCTGCAACTCGGATTCCCCGGCACGTTTTCGTTTATCGATCCGAACCAATATCTTCAATTTATCACCATGCACGGCATGATCATGGTGATCTATCTTCTCACCGCGCTGTTTCTGGGAGGTTTTGGAAACTACCTTATCCCGCTGATGGTCGGCGCCCGGGACATGGTTTTCCCCTATGTGAACATGCTGAGCTACTGGGTCTATCTGCTCGCAGTCGTGGTGCTGGCCTCGACCTTTTTCGTGCCTGGCGGGCCCACCGGCGCCGGCTGGACGCTGTACCCACCCCAGGCGATTCTCTCCGGCACCCCCGGACAGGATTGGGGCATCATTCTCATGCTGGCCTCTCTGATCCTGTTCATCATCGGCTTCACCATGGGCGGGCTGAATTACGTGGTGACGGTGCTGCAGGCGCGTACGCGCGGCATGACGTTGATGCGTTTACCCTTGACGGTGTGGGGCATTTTCACGGCCACCGTGATGGCGCTGCTGGCCTTCCCGGCGCTGTTCGTCGCCTCGGTGATGATGCTGCTCGACCGCATTTTGGGAACCAGCTTCTTCATGCCCACACTGGTCGAGATGGGCCAGCTGACGAAGTATGGAGGTGGCAGCCCGATCCTGTTCCAGCATCTGTTCTGGTTCTTCGGCCATCCCGAAGTCTACATCGTCGCCTTGCCGGCCTTCGGCATCGTTTCCGATCTGATCAGCACCCACGCGCGGAAGAACATCTTCGGCTATCGCATGATGGTTTGGGCTATCGTGGCAATCGGCGCCCTCAGCTTCGTTGTGTGGGCGCACCACATGTATGTGAGCGGCATGCACCCGTACTTCGGGTACTTCTTCGCCACCACCACGCTCATCATCGCCATCCCGACCGCCATCAAGGTTTACAACTGGGTGCTAACCCTGTGGCGCGGCGACATTCATCTCACCGTCCCGATGCTGTTCGCGCTGGCGTTCATCATCACCTTCGTAAACGGCGGCCTGACCGGCCTGTTTCTCGGCAACGTGGTCGTAGACGTTCCGTTGTCCGACACGATGTTCGTTGTCGCCCACTTTCATATGGTGATGGGCATTGCGCCGATTATGGCCGTTTTTGGCGGGATCTATCATTGGTATCCGAAAGTCACCGGACGAATGCTCAATGAAGCGCTTGGACGATTCCACTTCTGGGTCTCGTTCCTCGGGGCCTATGCGGTTTTCTTCCCCATGCACTATCTCGGCCTGCTGGGCATGCCCCGCCGCTACCACGACATTGGCGAAACGGCCTTCGTCCCGGCATCCGCCCATGACCTCAACGCGTTCATGAGCGTGGCGGCCTTGATCGTCGGCTTCGCCCAGCTTGTGTTCCTGTTCAATCTGATCTGGAGCCTGTTCAAAGGAAAAGAGGCTGGCGGCAATCCCTGGGGAGCCGCGTCGCTGGAATGGCAAACACCGGAGACCCCGCCGGGGCATGGCAACTGGGGCAAGGATCTGCCTATCGTCTATCGCTGGGCCTACGATTACAGCGTACCCGGCGCCGCGCGGGATTTCGTGCCGCAAAATGAACCGCCGGCCGGATTGTTGGCGCAGGCGGCCCACCCATGA
- the coxB gene encoding cytochrome c oxidase subunit II yields MAVAIILLLVAVASVLFHLFSPWWWTPIASNWSYIDNTITLTFWITGAVFFAIVAFMAYCVFRFEHKEGRKAAYNPENKKLEWWLSVGTAIGVAAMLAPGLVVWHQFVTVPADATEVEVVGQQWLWSYRLPGKDGRLGTSNARNVSSENPLGLNRDDPAGQDDIVIENDDLHLPVGKPVKILLRSIDVLHDFYVPEFRAKMDMIPGSVTYYWFTPTRTGTFEVLCAELCGAAHAQMRSKVIVEEQKDYHAWLEKQKTFAELSGNRSVAKAAYKIGTE; encoded by the coding sequence ATGGCTGTAGCAATCATACTGCTCTTGGTCGCGGTCGCCTCGGTGCTGTTTCACCTCTTCAGCCCGTGGTGGTGGACGCCGATCGCCTCAAATTGGAGCTACATCGACAACACGATCACCCTGACGTTCTGGATCACCGGGGCGGTTTTCTTTGCGATCGTCGCGTTCATGGCCTACTGCGTCTTCCGCTTTGAGCACAAGGAGGGAAGGAAGGCAGCCTACAATCCCGAAAACAAGAAGCTCGAATGGTGGCTCAGCGTCGGGACTGCCATCGGCGTCGCAGCCATGTTGGCACCCGGGCTCGTTGTCTGGCACCAGTTCGTCACCGTTCCGGCCGATGCGACCGAGGTCGAGGTCGTGGGACAGCAGTGGCTCTGGAGCTATCGGCTTCCCGGAAAGGACGGCCGGCTTGGGACCTCCAATGCCCGCAACGTCAGTTCCGAGAATCCTCTCGGGTTGAATCGCGACGATCCCGCCGGACAAGACGACATCGTCATTGAAAACGACGACTTGCACCTGCCAGTCGGAAAACCGGTGAAGATATTGCTGCGCTCAATTGACGTCTTGCATGATTTCTATGTGCCCGAGTTCCGGGCGAAGATGGATATGATACCGGGCTCGGTTACATATTACTGGTTCACGCCCACCCGCACCGGAACATTCGAGGTTCTCTGCGCGGAACTCTGCGGTGCCGCACATGCGCAGATGCGGAGCAAGGTCATCGTAGAGGAACAGAAAGATTATCACGCGTGGCTGGAGAAGCAGAAAACATTCGCCGAATTATCCGGGAATCGCAGCGTCGCGAAGGCGGCTTATAAGATAGGCACCGAATGA
- a CDS encoding GYD domain-containing protein, giving the protein MTTYVMLANWTEQGILKAKDSPRRLDAAKKALKDMSGEFKSFYLTMGDYDMVAIFEAPEDAVAARFSLQLGMLGNVRTRTLKAFPEAAYREIINSLS; this is encoded by the coding sequence ATGACCACCTACGTCATGCTTGCAAATTGGACCGAGCAGGGAATCCTGAAGGCGAAGGACTCGCCACGTCGTCTGGACGCTGCGAAGAAAGCTCTCAAAGATATGAGCGGCGAGTTCAAATCCTTCTACCTGACCATGGGCGACTATGACATGGTTGCGATCTTCGAAGCTCCGGAAGACGCTGTGGCGGCACGTTTCAGCCTGCAGCTGGGCATGCTGGGAAACGTCCGGACGCGCACGCTGAAAGCGTTTCCCGAGGCGGCTTATCGGGAAATCATCAACTCGCTGAGCTAG
- a CDS encoding c-type cytochrome: MRSLVLVLGAAIFAIVPGHAQDAASGEKIFAQCKACHQIGENAKNAVGPVLNGLFGRQAGMIEGYSYSPANKNSGITWDEETFREYIKDPKAKIPGTKMTFPGLKDPKQIDDVVAYLKQFDSTGKKKGAGTIPAGRKFAKVQ, from the coding sequence ATGCGCAGTCTCGTTCTCGTGCTCGGGGCCGCAATCTTCGCGATCGTCCCTGGGCATGCCCAGGATGCGGCTTCGGGCGAGAAGATTTTCGCCCAATGCAAGGCGTGTCACCAAATCGGGGAGAACGCAAAGAACGCCGTCGGCCCGGTGCTCAACGGGCTGTTCGGGCGACAGGCCGGGATGATTGAAGGCTACAGCTATTCTCCCGCAAACAAGAATTCCGGCATCACCTGGGATGAAGAAACTTTCCGCGAATACATCAAGGATCCGAAGGCCAAGATACCCGGTACCAAAATGACTTTTCCAGGCTTGAAAGATCCGAAGCAAATTGACGATGTCGTCGCCTATCTCAAACAGTTCGACTCTACGGGAAAGAAGAAGGGGGCAGGGACTATCCCTGCCGGAAGAAAATTCGCGAAGGTGCAGTA
- a CDS encoding DUF2189 domain-containing protein — protein sequence MATQYFARPKLQLFGISTAFVVRKIGLSDLSDALRLGWEDFKAIPTHAIVLCVIYPVLGLVLFRLVVGYSVLPLLFPLAAGFTLIGPFAALGLYELSRRRERGEEAAAWDAMQVLRAPSFGAILGLGMLLFALFLTWIATADAIYVATFGHAPAATIPDFATRVLTTPEGWLLIIVGCGVGFLFAVVALCVSVVSFPLMLDRHASAIDAIRTSLRAVMENPFAMAVWGLIVAALLVIGSLPLFVGLAVVLPVLGHATWHLYRKVVEPDPNPPQEEPRPAIGHRYAADFPASLFPWSHER from the coding sequence ATGGCCACACAATATTTCGCAAGACCTAAACTACAATTGTTCGGCATCTCCACCGCATTTGTCGTTCGCAAAATCGGTCTTTCCGACTTAAGCGACGCGTTGCGCCTGGGCTGGGAAGACTTCAAGGCCATACCAACTCACGCCATTGTCCTGTGCGTGATTTATCCCGTTCTCGGTCTTGTTCTGTTCAGACTGGTCGTTGGCTATTCCGTGTTGCCGCTGCTCTTTCCGCTGGCAGCCGGTTTTACGTTGATTGGTCCCTTTGCCGCGCTCGGCCTCTACGAGCTCAGCCGCCGCCGCGAGCGCGGCGAGGAAGCCGCTGCGTGGGATGCTATGCAGGTGCTGCGCGCACCGTCTTTCGGCGCCATTCTCGGACTCGGCATGCTCCTGTTCGCCCTGTTCTTGACCTGGATCGCCACCGCGGACGCGATCTACGTTGCAACCTTCGGCCACGCTCCGGCTGCAACCATCCCTGACTTCGCGACGCGTGTGTTGACGACACCGGAAGGATGGTTGCTCATTATCGTCGGCTGCGGCGTCGGCTTCCTGTTCGCGGTCGTGGCTCTGTGTGTCAGTGTTGTGTCGTTTCCGTTGATGCTCGACCGGCATGCGTCTGCGATAGACGCGATCCGGACGTCGTTGCGGGCCGTGATGGAGAATCCATTTGCGATGGCCGTATGGGGGCTGATTGTTGCGGCACTGCTGGTGATCGGTTCGCTACCGTTGTTCGTCGGTCTCGCAGTCGTTCTGCCGGTGCTCGGTCATGCCACCTGGCATCTTTATCGGAAGGTGGTGGAGCCTGACCCGAATCCCCCACAAGAGGAGCCCCGCCCTGCGATAGGTCACCGCTATGCGGCAGATTTCCCGGCCTCTCTATTCCCGTGGAGTCATGAGCGCTAG
- a CDS encoding cytochrome c oxidase subunit 3 gives MSAIILFMAGIAAIAGWWLSQQGLAAKPWLEEGIAVDLREGSTSSLPPAKIGLGVFLAVVGSLFALFISAYSMRMSMVDWRALPVPRLLWFNTGVLILSSVALQWAHVAARRDDTDGAIIGLCAGGAFAVTFLVGQLLAWQQLRVAGYFLASNPANSFFYLITAVHGLHLMGGLVALGRTTAKVWRGAAMTRVRLSVELCAIYWHFLLLVWLVLLGLLTGWTDDFVDICRQLLT, from the coding sequence ATGAGCGCCATTATCCTGTTCATGGCTGGAATAGCGGCAATTGCGGGATGGTGGCTCTCGCAGCAAGGGCTGGCAGCCAAGCCCTGGCTGGAAGAAGGAATAGCCGTCGATTTGCGCGAGGGGAGCACTTCGTCCCTGCCGCCGGCGAAAATCGGATTGGGCGTGTTTCTCGCGGTGGTCGGCTCGTTGTTCGCGCTCTTCATCAGCGCCTACTCGATGCGCATGAGCATGGTGGACTGGCGGGCGCTGCCCGTGCCCAGGCTGCTGTGGTTTAACACCGGCGTCCTGATCTTGAGCAGTGTCGCGTTGCAATGGGCGCATGTGGCTGCGCGCCGGGACGACACGGACGGTGCAATCATCGGCCTGTGCGCAGGGGGAGCGTTTGCCGTTACATTCCTGGTCGGGCAGCTCCTGGCGTGGCAACAGCTGCGCGTCGCAGGCTATTTTCTCGCCTCCAATCCAGCCAATTCCTTCTTCTACCTGATCACTGCGGTGCACGGGTTGCATCTGATGGGCGGTCTGGTGGCCCTTGGCAGAACGACCGCCAAGGTGTGGCGTGGCGCTGCGATGACGCGGGTACGTCTGAGCGTGGAGCTCTGCGCTATCTATTGGCATTTCCTGCTGTTGGTCTGGCTGGTCTTGCTCGGTCTGCTGACGGGCTGGACAGACGATTTCGTCGACATCTGTCGCCAGCTGCTCACTTAG
- a CDS encoding cytochrome C oxidase subunit IV family protein: MTNTAVHVEGQQPSLHIHMHEALASGATHTKGQQHPIKLYLVVWGWLFVLSTCSYLVDFFGIHGYLRPSLILLFMVLKAGLIVAVFMHMAWERLALAYAILLPPVLVLVFVAIMVFESDYTHLLRVIFFAPTA; the protein is encoded by the coding sequence ATGACAAACACAGCGGTACATGTCGAAGGGCAACAACCTTCGCTGCATATTCACATGCATGAGGCTCTTGCATCAGGAGCCACGCACACAAAGGGCCAGCAGCATCCGATCAAGCTCTATCTCGTGGTCTGGGGATGGTTGTTCGTTCTCTCCACCTGCTCCTATCTCGTCGACTTCTTTGGCATCCACGGTTATCTCAGACCGTCGCTGATCCTGCTCTTCATGGTGTTGAAGGCTGGCTTGATCGTCGCCGTCTTCATGCACATGGCCTGGGAGCGGTTGGCCTTGGCCTATGCCATCCTGCTGCCGCCGGTCTTGGTGTTGGTGTTTGTGGCGATCATGGTGTTCGAATCCGACTACACGCATCTCCTGCGGGTCATATTTTTTGCGCCAACCGCGTAG
- the glnA gene encoding type I glutamate--ammonia ligase, with protein sequence MVPNCATAEDLLKAIKDEKVQMIDLRFTDLPGVWQHFSVPPSAVNIDALDEGIGFDGSSIRGFQEIQESDMLVVPDPTTAFVDPFTPATTLVLICNIRDPLTGQSYSRDARYIAQKAETYLKGTGRADTSYFGPEAEFFVFNDVRYGQGINYAFHEIDSSEGSWNTGKKEAPNLGHKPRPKEGYFPVPPTDSMQALRTEMVLTMESLGIAIEAHHHEVATGGQNEIDMRFTTLTRMADNLMMYKYVVKNTARQHSMTATFMPKPLFEDNASGMHVHQSLWKGETNLFYDKADYAELSELGRYYIGGLLSHAWALCGLCAPTTNSYRRLVPGYEAPINLVYSQRNRSACCRIPMYSPNPRAKRVEFRSPDPSCNPYLAFAAMLMAGLDGINNRIDPGRPIDKNLYDLPPAEAKEVKSTPGSLDQALDALERDHAFLLRGDVFTSDVIETWLDYKRKREVDAVRLRPHPHEFHLYYDI encoded by the coding sequence ATGGTTCCGAATTGTGCGACAGCCGAAGATCTCCTGAAGGCGATCAAGGACGAGAAGGTCCAGATGATCGATCTGCGGTTCACCGATTTGCCGGGGGTCTGGCAGCATTTTTCCGTTCCGCCGAGCGCGGTGAATATCGATGCTCTCGATGAAGGCATCGGGTTCGACGGCTCATCGATCCGCGGCTTCCAGGAGATCCAGGAAAGCGACATGCTGGTCGTCCCGGACCCGACGACCGCCTTCGTCGATCCATTCACCCCGGCGACGACGCTGGTCCTGATTTGCAACATCAGGGATCCTTTGACCGGTCAATCCTATAGCCGTGACGCCCGCTATATCGCCCAGAAGGCCGAGACCTACCTCAAGGGCACCGGCCGCGCCGATACGAGCTATTTTGGCCCGGAGGCGGAGTTCTTCGTATTTAACGATGTGCGCTACGGACAGGGTATCAACTACGCCTTCCACGAAATCGATTCCAGCGAAGGCAGCTGGAACACCGGCAAGAAGGAAGCGCCGAATTTGGGCCACAAGCCGCGCCCGAAAGAGGGATACTTTCCGGTTCCCCCAACCGACAGCATGCAGGCGCTCCGCACCGAAATGGTACTGACGATGGAGTCGCTGGGGATTGCGATCGAAGCCCATCACCATGAAGTCGCGACCGGCGGCCAAAACGAGATCGACATGCGCTTCACCACACTCACCCGCATGGCCGACAACCTGATGATGTACAAATATGTGGTAAAGAACACCGCCCGTCAGCACAGCATGACCGCGACGTTCATGCCAAAGCCGCTGTTCGAGGACAACGCCTCGGGAATGCATGTTCATCAGAGTCTGTGGAAGGGCGAGACCAACCTGTTCTACGACAAGGCGGACTACGCCGAGCTGAGCGAGCTTGGCCGCTACTACATCGGTGGGTTGCTGAGTCACGCCTGGGCGTTGTGCGGGCTTTGCGCCCCGACCACCAACTCCTATCGGCGTCTGGTGCCGGGTTACGAAGCTCCGATCAACCTGGTCTATTCCCAGCGCAATCGCTCAGCCTGCTGCCGGATTCCGATGTATTCGCCGAACCCGCGGGCAAAGCGCGTCGAGTTTCGTTCGCCGGATCCCTCCTGCAATCCCTATTTGGCCTTTGCCGCGATGCTGATGGCCGGCCTTGACGGCATCAACAACCGGATCGATCCGGGAAGGCCGATCGACAAGAATCTTTATGATCTCCCGCCCGCAGAGGCGAAGGAGGTGAAATCGACGCCCGGATCGCTGGATCAGGCGCTTGACGCGCTCGAACGCGATCACGCGTTCCTGTTACGCGGCGATGTGTTCACCAGCGACGTGATCGAAACCTGGCTCGACTACAAGCGAAAAAGGGAGGTCGATGCCGTCCGGTTGCGCCCCCATCCCCACGAGTTTCATCTCTATTACGACATCTAG